In a single window of the Anaerolineae bacterium genome:
- a CDS encoding adenosine-specific kinase, producing MDIKTVKIENPDGLNMILGHSHFIKTVEDIYEAMVNAVPMAKFGLAFCEASELCLVRYAGTDDELIE from the coding sequence ATGGACATTAAAACAGTAAAAATCGAAAACCCGGACGGGTTGAACATGATTTTAGGACATTCTCATTTTATAAAAACTGTTGAGGATATATATGAGGCCATGGTCAATGCTGTTCCCATGGCAAAATTCGGTCTGGCATTCTGTGAAGCCTCTGAGTTATGTCTTGTGCGTTATGCAGGCACAGATGATGAACTTATCGAA